The nucleotide window TCTTGCTGCCGCAACAATTTGCTCCAATTCGAGGTTTGGATCGATCCTTAATTGCCTTGCAATCCGCAAAATCCCTCTCGTCGAGATATAGTCATCTACATAGGACTCATGAAAGGGCAGATGATAAACCCATCCATTCTGTGGAACATCCTGTCGATCTGTAACGATTTCCCCATTTTCTAAAAAAGCAGAACCTGTCCCATTTCCAATGGTTACATACATTATCTTCGCGTACTCTTTCTCTTCTCGTAAATACCATTCCCCGAGAGCGAACATATTCACATTATTTTTAAACTGGATTTGAAAATGTGGATCTGCCCGTTTGACAAACACCTTATGTTGTTTCAAGCGTTGTGTTAATTCAGTGCGCAAATCAACTCCATACAAAGAATCAAATTTATTGACACCATTGATCAAGCAAATTCCATGATCGTAATCAAAAGGTCCTGGAAAGGCAAAGCCAATTCCTTCGATTACAAAAGACTTATCCATAATGGTCAGCATTTGACGAGAAATGATATGGACGAAATTCGCTATTAATTGTTCACGATTTGCAGTACTGTTAGAAGAATAATAAGAAACAGTGTCGGTTATGAGTTCACCCTGGTGAGTAAGCACACCTCCTCGAATAAAAAATCCTCCCACATCGAAAGCCAGATAATAATGATTATTCAAATGACTTCACATCCTTCTATATCCAAAGTATAAGCCTGTTGACCTTTAAGGTCTTTACAATATCATGTCGAATTTTTATAAAATGGAGACACACTTTTTTGCAAGATTTGTTAGAACTTGAACAAAAACAACCCTTCCTTTATCATAAATCGTATACATCAAACAGAGCTGAGGGATGGCCGATGAAGTTAACTCAGAAGCAATTAGATCGAGGAAATTCCTTATTGAATCAACATGCAATATATTTAAATGGCGAGGAAATTTCATTATACATCCATTATTGGGGCGGTGAAACATCACTTAATTCCAACAAACCACATAAGCATTCTTTTTTTGAAATTTGTTACATTGTTGATGGGGAAGGAACCTATATTGAAAATGGAGAAGAATATCCTTTACGAAAAGGAAAACTTTTTCTGAGTCGGCCCAATATCAAACATCAAATCATTAGTATTAACCAGTTACATATCGTTTTTATTGCATTTGAACCACTTTATCCAAAGGCATCGGAAAAAGGGGCAAGCATTTACAAACATTTATCAGTGGTGGAGCCATTTATTCTGGATCTTCAGAATGAGGTTCATCCAGAGCTATTGTGGACCGCTCTACTTTTACAAGCACAGCAAACGAATACATTCATGAAGGATACGATTGTGAATTTATCCTCCTCTCTTCTTTTCTCCCTGACGCAATTATATATAAAGGGAGAAGATGAAACAGATTCCACTCAATCCAAAGGCCTGTCCACAACAGTCATCCATCGGGCAAAGCTTTATATTCGCGATAACTTATCACAACCATTACGGCTGAAGGATGTCGCAGAAAACCTGCATATCTCAAGCAGACATTTATCCCGCTTGTTCACCGAGGAACTAGGCGTCACGTTCACACAGTACGTCCGAAACGAACGAATCAATCGTGCCACAAACCTTCTCACAACAACTAAATTACCAATAAAAGAAATCGCAATACAAACCGGCTTTGAAACTGTCCATTATTTCACAACCGTTTTTAAAGACATCATTGGCGTCACACCAGGCGAATTCAGCAAACGGCTCATCTCGAACGAATGAATGTTCAAGATGAGTATTTTTTTGCCTAATGTCCTCTTTTTGAAAAAGTATGACTCTTTTATGTAAATACTATCCCAATTAGAATGATTATACTTAGGGTAATCATCTAGTAGAGGAGTGTATTTCTGTATGTTTAATAAATATCCTATCAACTCTGTAAAAAGAAAAATGAATGACCATGAACTAATAGAGGGTTATGAAACAATAATCAATCATATCCTAGCTAAATTAGAACAATCAGCTGCATCAGTACCCGTAATCGCAATAGATGGGACAAACGGTGCTAATTTCCATAGTGTCATCCAAAAAGTAATTGCTATTCTAGAAAAACACGACTATTCCATTGATGTTCAAAGCACCGCAAGCTTCCTAAAACCTGGCTCACAGCTCCGTGATCAATTTGCTGAAAACATTACAGAAAACCGTGCGTTTGGGTATGTAACAGATGCTGACATTCATGAACTATTTATCTCGGATGCACAAGAAGTATTTGCGGCTCACTCACAAAACAAAGCCTTTACCAACGCAAAGAAAGTTTGTCTTGTATTTGGTCCTGGTGCATACTGGTTAGCAGGTGCAAAGGCAGATCAATTATACTTCCTTGATGTATCACGTGAATATCAACAAGCTGAATATAAAAAAGGACTCCTTAACTTCGGAATGGATTGGAACAAGGATGGAGTTGAAAAATACAAGATTGCCTATTTCGTAGAATGGCCCATTCTTGAAAACTATCGAAAAGGCATTTTTGATAAAATTGATTTTTATGTAGACATGAACCAGGCGAATAAACCGATTAGCATTTCTTCAGCAGGATTAAAGGAAATCATTTCGGATGTTGCACGCCGTCCACTACGTGTAAAGCCGTTCTTCGCACCAGGTGTTTGGGGTGGACAACGGTTGAAGGATTTGGTAGATCTGCCTCAGGATTGGGTTAACTGTGCCTGGTCTTTTGAGCCAATTGCACCGGAAAACTCCATCTTAATCGGATATGAAAATCAAGTGATTGAAGTACCATTCCTAATTGTCATGGCGCTTGAGCATCTTGCTATTATGGGCGAACGAAATGTCAATCTTTTCGGTGACTACTTCCCTGTTCGTTTTGATTACCTGGATACAATGGATGGTTCCAATCTATCCTGCCAGGTCCATCCAAAACAGGAATATGTCAAAAAGCATTTTAATGAAAAAATGACCCAGCAAGAATCCTACTACATCATGGAGACACAAAACGATGCGAAAGTCTATCTTGGCTTAACGGAAGGAACACCAAAGGAAGACTTTGTAAATGCTGTGACAACCGCACAAGAATCAGGTATACCATTTGAATTTACGAATTATGTAAATGAGTTCGACGCAGACAAGGGCGATTTATTCTTGATCCCTACTGGAACTGTTCACTGTTCAGGAAAAGACAATCTCGTGTTAGAGGTTTCATCTACCACTTGGTGGTTTACGTTCAAACTCTACGATTATCTTCGTAAAGATTTAGATGGAAATCCAAGACCGCTGAACACAGATCACGGCTTTAAAAATATTGATTTCTTTAAAACAACCAATTGGGTAAAGGATAACCTTATTGCACAGCCGGTATTAATAAACAAGCAAGGTGAGAATGAAGAATACCTACTTGGCCAGCGCGATGACTTATTATTCTTTGTAAGACGAGTTCATTTACAGGATGAGTGGAACGATCACACCAATAATGAGTTTGTCATGTACAATCTGGTCGAAGGTGAAAAGGTCCGGATTGTTTCAGCAGAAGACGAGTCCGTCTATGTTGAGCTTGGCTATGCTGAATCATATATTCTCCCATCTGTTTTCGGAGCCTACAAAATTGTCAATGTTGGAAATACACCATGTAAACTAATTAAAGCTGGCGTTTCCCCAAACTGGGATGTGAAATTAATTTGAAACCGGACATGATTATCGCATTGGATGTGGGCGGGACATTTATTAAAGGGGCGGTGTTAGAAAACAATAGCATCATCGAGGATACCATGACCCAATATGACTCTCGTTCAAATGAAGATTCTGATACCATCCTAAATCATTTTGTTCGTGTCATTACATCCCTATCTGAAAGCTATCAAACCTACAAACAAGAAACGACAGAACCCTTCGCTGAAAAAACGGTCGGGATTGGCTTAGCCTTTCCTGGTCCGTTTGATTATGAGAATGGAATCAGCTATATCAAAGGGCTAAATAAATTCGAATCATTATACGGAATACCCTTTCGTGATGATTTAACAAAAATGCTGCAGCATGCAGGCGTTTTTCAAGGTGCAACCGATGTCAAGATCCTTTTTGAAAATGACGGCCGCCTTTTCGGACTTGGAGGCAGCACGCTATTCCCTCAAGAACGGATCATTAGCCTGACAATTGGCACGGGTCTCGGCTCAGTTTTTATTGAAAATGGAAATATCGTTAAAGAGGATGCTAGAGTTCCAGCCGAGGGCTATCTTTATAATCAACTCTATAACGAAAAAATCGTCGATGAGCAATTTTCACGTCGTGGCATTTTACAACTGGCTTCACAGAAAAACCTGTTGAATGAATATATCGATGTTAAGGAATTAGCAGAGCTTGCGAGAGATGGAAATAGAAAAGCCCTTGTGCTCTTTAATGAATTTGGGGCTAATCTAGGAGAAATGCTTTCTCCCTTTATCGAAAAATTTCAACCCCACCAGATCATCATCGGGGGACAAATTGGAAAAAGCTTTGACCTTTTCGAGAAAAGTCTTAATCAAAAAATAGCTTATACAGGTACCCGCGTCAAACAGCTTAACAATGCACTACACTACACCTTTGTTGGGATAGCAGAGATGTTTAAGTAGTTTTTATTACGATCATGATAAGACAATGAAAAAGTAGATGTTACTTTCATTGTCTTTTTCTGTAAAAAGGAGGACACAATGGCACAACTCGAAAGCTACCAATTAAAGCAGATAACAGCCTTCGCATCCCTGCTAAAAAAGCGTGTAAACAATCAACACATTACGGTCGTGTGTCAGGGGGACTCCATGACATATGGGCAGGATACCTTTAGTCCTGATAGAAGACTTGCAAAAAGTGATCCTACTTGCGAAATAGACTCTACCTATTCCGAACACGAGCAAGCCGGAACCACATACCCGGAAAGCTTACAGGAATTTTGTGATGATATATTTGGCAAGGGTCTCGTGACCGTCATCAATCGTGGGTTTAGTGGAGATTGGGTAGAGGCTTCAATGAATCGCTGGAAGCAAAACCCTCATGCAGATGTACATTTTGTCATGCTAGGAACGAATGATTCCACAACGAATTTCTATGTCGCTAAAGAAGCCCAGCAGAACATTGAAAAGTACATAACGGACATGTCAAAACTAATCGAACAAATCCTTAATTTTGGTTCTGCAGTGGTGTTGTTAACTCCGCCTAAGCACTCAAATGAGATAGATTTGATGCGTAACACATACCGGAAAACACTACAGCTAATCGCTAAGCACTACCAAGTCCCTATCATTGACACTACACAATTTTATAAGCCCTTCCCATTTCAAGAGGTACAGTCTGATAATGTGCATTACAATTCAAAGGGTTATCGTCTACTGTCTGCTAAACTAACTGGAATTCTTGCCAGCATGAGTAGTATTTATCATCCACTGCAGGTTCGTAATCAATCCGTCATGATTCCTTCCTTTGATGAGTATGGTATTGCGCTGCGAAATCAGGTAGATTTACAAGAACAGGGGCATGCTCTTTTCGGAGTAGGTTCCTCTGCTTCAAAGGGAATTACATTTCATCTTCATGCCAACAGCAAACTAACCTTCTCCTTTATGACAGAAGAAGATGAATTAGTCATCTATCCCCTTTTTAAAATCATCCATGAAGATTGTGCACTTACAATTGAGCTTGATTTTGGGATAGCACCTGGGCAAAGCTCCGCCGGGAAGTTAGCGTTTTGCGGGATTCAAGAGCAAAAACTGCCTCAGGACGGCAATCAATTTCATTTGCCAAGAAAAGGACACTACACGCTTTCTGTGGAAAATCCCGGTAAAGCTGAGGGCTCTTTTGTTTATGGATTCTTAGTGAAGAGAACATAAAAAAATACAGGGACTGGGACTGTTCTCTTAGGCGATGATCGGAATCTGAGCTAATAAGAAGGCACAACTAGCGGACGTAAAATTCTAAATTGAAACTTTTCCAAATAAATTGGGTTCAGCTCCCCCTGCACCAGCAGTGGAACTGAACCCTTTATTTTCTCTTACATAATTTACAGTTTTAGAACGATTTTCCGAAAGTGGCTAATTCCAAGGTTCTTTCATGATCCTAACCCCCGCAATCCGGTACCATTTCTCATTTCTATAATCATTCTTTCAGAGCCTGTATGGTAAAGGATGGTGTCACCCTTTGATTTGAGTAACTCCTTCGCAGCAGCTTTAGGGTCTTTAATTGTATTAATTAAGGAAACTTCTAACACAATCTTTTTCTATCCCTGCGGTAAAAATCAAGGATAATCATTCATTATTGAATAGAAAATTCAAAATTGCATAACATCCCCTTTCTTTCCAGGGCTAATTTACTGAATATTGCACCAATTGGATATTGGTATGGTACTTGCATATAAGAATATATCTACTATTTTAAGGAGGCGCAAATATGCAAGGAAATCAAAAAGATACAATGGGTGGATCCGCTGTAGAACATGTGGATAGCGATGCTTCACAACTGGCAGCACTTGGGTATGAATCTGAATTTCGCCGTGATATGAGTCCGTGGGCAAACTTTTCCCTTGGGTTCACCTATCTTTCCCCTGTAGTAGGCGTGTACACATTATTTGCCTATGCACTTGCGCAAGGCGGCCCACCCATGATCTGGGGTCTGATCATCTGTGGTCTCGGACAATTACTAGTCGCACTTGTCTTTAGTGAGGTGGTTGCACAATTCCCTGTTGCAGGCGGAGTATACCCTTGGGCCCGAAGATTATGGGGGCGCAAATTTGCGTGGATGACGGGTTGGGTGTATTTAATCGCTTTGTTTGTCACGATTGCCAGTGTGGTTTATGGAGCTGGACCATTTTTGGCACAGGTTTTAGGCTTTGAAATATCAGTGAACTCCACCATTCTTTGTTCAATAGGCATTCTTGCCCTATCGACC belongs to Neobacillus sp. OS1-2 and includes:
- a CDS encoding ROK family protein; the encoded protein is MNNHYYLAFDVGGFFIRGGVLTHQGELITDTVSYYSSNSTANREQLIANFVHIISRQMLTIMDKSFVIEGIGFAFPGPFDYDHGICLINGVNKFDSLYGVDLRTELTQRLKQHKVFVKRADPHFQIQFKNNVNMFALGEWYLREEKEYAKIMYVTIGNGTGSAFLENGEIVTDRQDVPQNGWVYHLPFHESYVDDYISTRGILRIARQLRIDPNLELEQIVAAARAGQEDMIKVFQLFGKLVGEMLVMVTTFFNPDAIVLGGQISKSYDLFMNEVQVALKNKHVSVELSDETSYSTLIGLSKVLF
- a CDS encoding helix-turn-helix domain-containing protein; amino-acid sequence: MQDLLELEQKQPFLYHKSYTSNRAEGWPMKLTQKQLDRGNSLLNQHAIYLNGEEISLYIHYWGGETSLNSNKPHKHSFFEICYIVDGEGTYIENGEEYPLRKGKLFLSRPNIKHQIISINQLHIVFIAFEPLYPKASEKGASIYKHLSVVEPFILDLQNEVHPELLWTALLLQAQQTNTFMKDTIVNLSSSLLFSLTQLYIKGEDETDSTQSKGLSTTVIHRAKLYIRDNLSQPLRLKDVAENLHISSRHLSRLFTEELGVTFTQYVRNERINRATNLLTTTKLPIKEIAIQTGFETVHYFTTVFKDIIGVTPGEFSKRLISNE
- a CDS encoding class I mannose-6-phosphate isomerase, with the protein product MFNKYPINSVKRKMNDHELIEGYETIINHILAKLEQSAASVPVIAIDGTNGANFHSVIQKVIAILEKHDYSIDVQSTASFLKPGSQLRDQFAENITENRAFGYVTDADIHELFISDAQEVFAAHSQNKAFTNAKKVCLVFGPGAYWLAGAKADQLYFLDVSREYQQAEYKKGLLNFGMDWNKDGVEKYKIAYFVEWPILENYRKGIFDKIDFYVDMNQANKPISISSAGLKEIISDVARRPLRVKPFFAPGVWGGQRLKDLVDLPQDWVNCAWSFEPIAPENSILIGYENQVIEVPFLIVMALEHLAIMGERNVNLFGDYFPVRFDYLDTMDGSNLSCQVHPKQEYVKKHFNEKMTQQESYYIMETQNDAKVYLGLTEGTPKEDFVNAVTTAQESGIPFEFTNYVNEFDADKGDLFLIPTGTVHCSGKDNLVLEVSSTTWWFTFKLYDYLRKDLDGNPRPLNTDHGFKNIDFFKTTNWVKDNLIAQPVLINKQGENEEYLLGQRDDLLFFVRRVHLQDEWNDHTNNEFVMYNLVEGEKVRIVSAEDESVYVELGYAESYILPSVFGAYKIVNVGNTPCKLIKAGVSPNWDVKLI
- a CDS encoding ROK family protein; protein product: MKPDMIIALDVGGTFIKGAVLENNSIIEDTMTQYDSRSNEDSDTILNHFVRVITSLSESYQTYKQETTEPFAEKTVGIGLAFPGPFDYENGISYIKGLNKFESLYGIPFRDDLTKMLQHAGVFQGATDVKILFENDGRLFGLGGSTLFPQERIISLTIGTGLGSVFIENGNIVKEDARVPAEGYLYNQLYNEKIVDEQFSRRGILQLASQKNLLNEYIDVKELAELARDGNRKALVLFNEFGANLGEMLSPFIEKFQPHQIIIGGQIGKSFDLFEKSLNQKIAYTGTRVKQLNNALHYTFVGIAEMFK
- a CDS encoding GDSL-type esterase/lipase family protein codes for the protein MAQLESYQLKQITAFASLLKKRVNNQHITVVCQGDSMTYGQDTFSPDRRLAKSDPTCEIDSTYSEHEQAGTTYPESLQEFCDDIFGKGLVTVINRGFSGDWVEASMNRWKQNPHADVHFVMLGTNDSTTNFYVAKEAQQNIEKYITDMSKLIEQILNFGSAVVLLTPPKHSNEIDLMRNTYRKTLQLIAKHYQVPIIDTTQFYKPFPFQEVQSDNVHYNSKGYRLLSAKLTGILASMSSIYHPLQVRNQSVMIPSFDEYGIALRNQVDLQEQGHALFGVGSSASKGITFHLHANSKLTFSFMTEEDELVIYPLFKIIHEDCALTIELDFGIAPGQSSAGKLAFCGIQEQKLPQDGNQFHLPRKGHYTLSVENPGKAEGSFVYGFLVKRT